The Pseudomonas putida nucleotide sequence CATGGCCGGGGAACGTGCGGCAGATGCGCAATGTGTTGCGGACACTGGTCGCTCTGTGTGAGGGCTCACACATTGAGCTTTCGGATCTCCCCGCAGTGGTTCGCAAGCCAGGCGAGGGCTTCGCCCTCGATCGCCGGCAAGCCAGCTCCCACAGTGATAGCGCTAGGTCCAAGAGCGACACCGAATCTGCGGGAGCCGGCTTGCCGGCTATGACGCCACCACTGGAGAGCGCCGAGCGTCAGGCGCTGATGGATATCCTGGAGGCAAAACACTGGCACTTGACCCGGGTCGCCGAGCATCTGGGCATCAGCCGCAATACCTTGTATCGAAAACTGCGCAAACACGGCATCGCCAGGGGCGTCTGAGCAAAACACCGGGTGCGATTTCCCGCGCCCTGGGCTACCCTGCCTCGAAGTTTTGCGAGGTCGACCATGCACATTCATATTCTCGGTATTTGCGGCACTTTCATGGGTTCGCTGGCCGTGCTGGCCAAAGAGCTCGGCCACCGCGTCACCGGCTCCGACGCCAACGTCTATCCGCCAATGAGCACCCAGCTCGAAGCCCAGGGCATCGAGCTGACCCAGGGCTACGACCCGGCTCAGCTGGACCCAGCACCTGATCTGGTGGTGATCGGCAATGCCATGTCGCGGGGCAACCTGGCGGTGGAGTATGTGCTGAACAAGGGGCTGCCCTATGTGTCCGGCCCGCAGTGGCTGGCCGACCATGTGCTGCAGGGGCGCTGGGTCCTGGCCGTGGCGGGCACCCACGGCAAGACCACCACCAGCAGCATGCTGGCCTGGGTGCTGGAGCATGCCGGCATGAGCCCGGGCTTCCTGATTGGCGGCGTGCCGCAGAACTTCTCGGTGTCGGCGCGCCTGGGCGGCACGCCGTTCTTCGTGGTCGAGGCTGACGAATACGACAGCGCCTTCTTCGACAAGCGTTCGAAGTTTGTGCATTACCACCCACGCACCGCGATCCTCAATAACCTTGAGTTCGATCACGCAGACATCTTCCCTGATCTGGCGTCCATCGAGCGACAGTTCCACCACCTGGTACGGACCATCCCGAGCGAAGGCCTGGTCATTCACCCGACCACCGAGCAGGCGTTGGAGCGTGTGATCGGCATGGGTTGCTGGACCCCAGTGCAGACCACCGGTGAAGGTGGCCAGTGGCAGGCGCGTCTGCTCAGCGCCGATGGCTCGCGTTTCGAGGTGTTGTTCGAAGGTGAAGTGCAGGGCGTGGTGGACTGGGCCCTGACCGGCCAGCACAACGTCGCCAACGCCCTCGCCACGCTGGCCGCTGCCCGTCATGTGGGCGTGGTGCCGGCCATGGGCATCGACGGCCTGAGCGCGTTCAAGAGCGTCAAGCGGCGCATGGAGAAGGTCGCTGAAGTCCAGGGTGTGACCATCTACGACGATTTCGCCCACCACCCGACCGCCATCGCAACCACTCTCGACGGCCTGCGCAAGCGAGTGGGCGAAGCACCGGTCATCGCCATCATCGAGCCGCGCTCCAACTCCATGAAGCTGGGCGCCCATCGTGACGGGCTGCCGGAAAGCGTCAACGACGCCGACCAGGTGATCTGGTACGCACCCGCCAACCTGGGTTGGGACCTGGCAGCCACGGCGGCGCAATGCAAGGTGCCAAGCGTGGTCGCCGACAGCCTCGAGGCGATCATCGAACGGGTCAAGGGCCAGGCCCGCCCGGGTACCCATGTGGTGATCATGAGCAATGGCGGCTTTGGCGGCCTGCACGGCAAGCTGGCCGAGGCCTTGAAGTGAGCGGACCGGAACGTATCACCCTGGCCATGACCGGCGCCTCCGGGGCGCAGTATGGCCTGCGTTTGCTCGATTGCCTGGTGCGTGAGGATCGTGAGGTGCATTTCCTCATCTCCAAGGCCGCGCAACTGGTGATGGCCACCGAGACCGATGTGGTCCTGCCGGCCAAGCCGCAGGCCATGCAGGCGTTCCTCACCGAATACACCGGCGCTGCCGATGGGCAGAT carries:
- the mpl gene encoding UDP-N-acetylmuramate:L-alanyl-gamma-D-glutamyl-meso-diaminopimelate ligase; the protein is MHIHILGICGTFMGSLAVLAKELGHRVTGSDANVYPPMSTQLEAQGIELTQGYDPAQLDPAPDLVVIGNAMSRGNLAVEYVLNKGLPYVSGPQWLADHVLQGRWVLAVAGTHGKTTTSSMLAWVLEHAGMSPGFLIGGVPQNFSVSARLGGTPFFVVEADEYDSAFFDKRSKFVHYHPRTAILNNLEFDHADIFPDLASIERQFHHLVRTIPSEGLVIHPTTEQALERVIGMGCWTPVQTTGEGGQWQARLLSADGSRFEVLFEGEVQGVVDWALTGQHNVANALATLAAARHVGVVPAMGIDGLSAFKSVKRRMEKVAEVQGVTIYDDFAHHPTAIATTLDGLRKRVGEAPVIAIIEPRSNSMKLGAHRDGLPESVNDADQVIWYAPANLGWDLAATAAQCKVPSVVADSLEAIIERVKGQARPGTHVVIMSNGGFGGLHGKLAEALK